One segment of Agromyces albus DNA contains the following:
- a CDS encoding MGMT family protein — MTPAPEGHDLPRRRQPPTNATTPAPMGFVDAVLAVVADIPSGCVMTYGDVAALLGSRAARAVGQVMARYGSDVAWWRVVRAGGRPPPGYAERAREYYEAEGMPLRPSSDDDGYRIDLASCRWRP; from the coding sequence ATGACGCCGGCGCCCGAGGGCCACGATCTCCCGCGGCGACGGCAGCCGCCGACGAATGCGACGACGCCGGCCCCGATGGGCTTCGTCGACGCGGTGCTCGCCGTCGTCGCCGACATCCCCTCCGGTTGCGTGATGACCTATGGCGACGTCGCAGCACTCCTCGGCTCGCGCGCTGCACGCGCCGTGGGCCAGGTGATGGCACGGTACGGGTCGGATGTCGCCTGGTGGCGCGTCGTCCGGGCAGGAGGCCGCCCGCCGCCCGGCTACGCGGAACGCGCCCGCGAGTACTACGAGGCCGAGGGCATGCCGCTGCGACCGAGCTCCGACGACGACGGGTACCGCATCGACCTCGCGTCCTGCCGCTGGCGGCCCTAG
- a CDS encoding HNH endonuclease signature motif containing protein — MTSPRDAFEQLRSALAGVPGSEAALLTDDELLAAMGALEALGRVVDARRVAFAGEVAERSRVELGDQRLSTRRGCRSAAELVERVTAVSGAEARRRIGLGGATRARTGFTGEPIEAVFPLVAAALFGGELGTDAASTIIRELGGARLVADPAAFAAAEEALVAEATGHGDGAPLRCTADELRVQAQAWSVFLDQDGPEPDDERAMRRRGFRLGRARDGLIPVTGELMPEVAAKLTRLFDAHLSPRCGSGAGFQTDEERAAAAESGETRSTDQQRHDVLAAVIDTAARSGEHPMIGGAAPTVLVSVRASDVESGRGVAHADGVEVPISLREVRHMMCTGGTQKVVFDDDGRIITLGSPERCFTPHQRRAITLRDGGCLIPGCSVPAAWCEIHHVIPDVDGGPTHPDNGVLLCWFHHRTIDTSGWGIRMHRGVPQIRPPAWLDPGGRWRTVTKSPTRLADQRDRKPEAPAA; from the coding sequence ATGACCAGCCCCCGCGACGCGTTCGAGCAGCTCCGCTCGGCGCTGGCCGGGGTGCCCGGGTCCGAGGCGGCCCTGTTGACTGACGATGAGCTGCTCGCGGCGATGGGCGCGCTGGAGGCGCTCGGACGGGTGGTCGACGCGCGTCGGGTGGCGTTCGCGGGTGAGGTCGCCGAGCGATCGCGTGTTGAGCTCGGTGACCAGCGGCTGTCGACGCGGCGCGGATGCCGCTCCGCGGCGGAGCTCGTCGAGCGCGTGACGGCGGTGTCGGGCGCCGAGGCGCGCCGCCGCATCGGGCTGGGCGGCGCGACGCGGGCGCGCACCGGGTTCACGGGCGAGCCGATCGAGGCCGTGTTCCCGCTCGTCGCTGCCGCGCTTTTCGGGGGCGAGTTGGGCACGGATGCGGCGAGTACGATCATCCGCGAACTGGGCGGCGCCCGGCTGGTCGCCGACCCCGCGGCGTTCGCCGCGGCGGAGGAGGCGCTCGTCGCCGAGGCCACCGGGCACGGTGACGGCGCGCCGCTGCGCTGCACGGCTGACGAGTTGCGGGTGCAGGCGCAGGCGTGGTCGGTGTTCCTCGACCAAGACGGCCCCGAGCCCGATGACGAGCGGGCGATGCGACGCCGTGGGTTCCGGCTCGGCCGGGCACGCGACGGGCTGATCCCGGTCACCGGCGAGCTCATGCCCGAGGTCGCGGCGAAGCTCACGCGGCTCTTCGACGCGCACTTGTCGCCGCGCTGCGGCTCAGGGGCTGGGTTCCAGACCGACGAGGAGCGGGCGGCAGCTGCCGAGTCGGGCGAGACTCGCAGCACCGATCAGCAACGCCACGACGTGCTCGCAGCCGTGATCGATACTGCGGCGCGTTCCGGTGAGCATCCGATGATCGGCGGCGCCGCGCCGACGGTGCTCGTGAGCGTCCGGGCTTCTGACGTCGAGTCCGGGCGTGGAGTCGCGCACGCCGACGGCGTTGAGGTTCCGATTTCGCTCCGCGAGGTCCGGCACATGATGTGCACGGGTGGCACTCAGAAGGTGGTCTTCGACGACGACGGCCGCATCATCACCCTCGGCTCGCCCGAGCGATGCTTCACCCCGCATCAGCGTCGCGCGATCACCCTCCGCGACGGGGGATGCCTCATCCCCGGATGTTCCGTGCCGGCCGCGTGGTGCGAGATCCACCACGTCATCCCCGACGTCGATGGCGGGCCGACTCATCCCGACAACGGCGTGCTCCTGTGCTGGTTCCATCACCGCACCATCGACACGTCGGGTTGGGGCATTCGGATGCACCGCGGCGTGCCGCAGATCCGGCCACCGGCGTGGCTCGACCCCGGCGGCCGGTGGCGCACCGTCACGAAATCCCCGACCCGGCTCGCCGACCAGCGCGACCGAAAACCCGAGGCGCCCGCGGCGTGA
- a CDS encoding adenosine deaminase: MTTWPTAELHIHMEGTIEAGLLVELARRNDVRLPSYDPDVLTARYDFADLQSFLDVHYSNLAVLRTEQDFHDLASAYLRRAANAGVRRAEIFFDPQTHLGNGVPIEAVIGGFDAAIAEATGSTGISADLILCFLRDLGADAAMETLETALPFRDSFIGVGLDSTEVGYPPSLFTEVYARAAAEGLHRVAHAGEEGGPEYVREALDLLKVERIDHGNRALEDPELVRRLRDERVPLTVCPLSNVALRTAPSDLAQHPLRAMMDAGLLVSINSDDPAYFGGDVAENYRAIESALSLDAAQLATLARNSFESAFATEHEKARWIAEVDAELSRATG, encoded by the coding sequence ATGACCACGTGGCCCACCGCCGAACTCCACATCCACATGGAGGGCACCATCGAGGCGGGGCTTCTCGTCGAGCTCGCCCGTCGCAACGATGTACGGCTTCCGAGCTACGACCCCGACGTGCTGACGGCGAGGTACGACTTCGCCGACCTGCAGTCGTTCCTCGACGTGCACTACTCGAACCTCGCAGTCCTGCGAACGGAGCAGGACTTCCACGACCTCGCGAGCGCCTATTTGCGACGCGCCGCGAACGCCGGGGTGCGTCGAGCTGAGATCTTCTTCGACCCGCAGACGCACCTCGGCAACGGCGTGCCGATCGAGGCGGTCATCGGCGGATTCGACGCGGCCATCGCCGAGGCGACGGGCAGCACTGGGATCTCCGCCGATCTCATTCTGTGCTTCCTGCGCGACCTCGGCGCGGATGCGGCGATGGAGACGCTCGAGACGGCCCTGCCCTTCCGGGATTCCTTCATCGGCGTCGGACTCGACTCCACCGAGGTCGGTTACCCGCCGTCGTTGTTCACCGAGGTGTATGCACGGGCCGCCGCCGAGGGTCTGCATCGCGTCGCGCACGCGGGGGAGGAGGGCGGACCCGAGTATGTGCGGGAGGCGCTCGACCTGCTGAAGGTCGAGCGCATCGACCACGGCAATCGTGCGCTCGAAGATCCCGAGCTCGTTCGCCGGCTGCGCGACGAGCGCGTTCCGCTCACGGTCTGCCCACTGTCGAACGTCGCGCTGCGAACCGCGCCGAGCGATCTCGCGCAGCATCCGCTCCGGGCGATGATGGACGCGGGGCTGCTCGTCTCGATCAACAGCGACGACCCGGCCTACTTCGGCGGGGATGTCGCCGAGAACTACCGCGCGATCGAGTCGGCGCTCTCGCTCGATGCCGCCCAGCTCGCGACGCTCGCGCGGAACTCCTTCGAGTCGGCATTCGCGACCGAGCACGAGAAGGCCAGGTGGATCGCCGAGGTCGACGCGGAACTCTCGAGGGCGACCGGCTGA
- a CDS encoding sensor histidine kinase, producing the protein MAPGRKGRIVKRSAVIVAVVAVSLAMEISGFLATPDGERPEASWTTLHAMVPLVFAASAGVAWGIGSALVPARLMVIFPLLWIPQTFYRVIEELGWLWPVVRGVDLAWAVLTGILVLLYPRGWLMGRVDRWIAGIALAASIVNLLAVLLLAGPDPAVCECAPNPYRIAELPAVFGFIDIGYRIVGVTLALVIAARLLVSWMRGSVPARTVAFLMPLALLAWVITLAAQAVSYAAAATADEVLSTVSLIAIASIPVSFVAGIAHARNMRARVADLMRITREGADRGLWAESLARTLRDASVRVYWWDEERGRYADAAGEPIDHDPADRRGDHSLLPVASPTGMPIALIRHDRVLTDNMRLLDGVSSALRLSVDNGRLRSEIERTLEHVRQSRSRIVEAGVEARRRIERDLHDGAQQQLVSLGMRLRLAANDARSAGDDGFAADLEDTIAMLNLALKELRELAHGIHPSLLSSGGLALAVPELAGRCPVPVEIDVQAEGRLPEVIESTAYFVVAESLANVAKHSRATRGWVRAQVRDGELELVVRDNGVGGASPDGSGMVGIADRVDAVGGRIEIESPPGAGTTITVRMPLGTALVDA; encoded by the coding sequence ATGGCTCCCGGCCGCAAGGGCCGGATCGTCAAGCGTTCGGCGGTCATCGTCGCGGTCGTCGCGGTGAGCCTCGCGATGGAGATCTCGGGATTCCTCGCGACGCCCGACGGCGAGCGCCCCGAGGCGTCGTGGACGACGCTGCACGCGATGGTGCCGCTCGTGTTCGCGGCATCCGCGGGTGTGGCCTGGGGCATCGGCTCGGCACTCGTGCCGGCGCGCCTCATGGTGATCTTTCCCCTCCTGTGGATTCCGCAGACCTTCTACCGGGTCATCGAGGAGCTCGGATGGCTCTGGCCGGTCGTGCGGGGCGTCGACCTCGCTTGGGCGGTGCTCACTGGCATCCTCGTGCTCCTCTATCCGAGAGGGTGGCTGATGGGCCGCGTCGACCGGTGGATCGCCGGCATCGCGCTCGCCGCCTCGATCGTGAACCTCCTCGCCGTGCTGCTGCTCGCCGGCCCCGACCCCGCCGTGTGCGAGTGTGCGCCGAATCCCTATCGCATCGCCGAGCTTCCGGCCGTATTCGGGTTCATCGACATCGGCTACCGCATCGTCGGCGTCACCCTCGCCCTCGTGATCGCGGCCAGGCTGCTCGTGAGCTGGATGCGCGGCAGCGTGCCGGCACGCACCGTGGCCTTCCTCATGCCGCTCGCACTGCTCGCGTGGGTCATCACGCTCGCGGCCCAGGCGGTCAGTTACGCCGCCGCGGCGACGGCCGACGAGGTGCTCTCGACCGTCTCACTTATCGCGATCGCGTCGATTCCGGTGAGCTTCGTCGCGGGAATCGCGCATGCGCGCAACATGCGGGCGCGCGTCGCCGACCTCATGCGCATCACAAGGGAGGGCGCCGACCGCGGCCTCTGGGCGGAATCGCTCGCCCGCACCCTGCGGGACGCGTCGGTGCGCGTGTACTGGTGGGACGAGGAGCGCGGCAGGTACGCGGATGCCGCGGGGGAGCCGATCGACCATGACCCGGCCGACCGGCGTGGCGACCACAGCCTGCTCCCGGTCGCTTCGCCGACGGGGATGCCGATCGCCCTCATCCGCCACGACCGCGTGCTCACCGACAACATGCGCCTGCTCGACGGTGTCTCGAGCGCGCTCCGGCTCTCGGTCGACAACGGCCGCCTCCGGTCGGAGATCGAACGCACCCTCGAGCATGTGCGCCAGTCGCGCAGCCGCATCGTCGAGGCGGGCGTCGAGGCCCGTCGCCGCATCGAGCGCGACCTGCATGACGGCGCGCAGCAGCAGCTCGTCTCACTCGGCATGCGGTTGCGGCTCGCCGCGAACGATGCGCGGAGCGCAGGCGACGACGGGTTCGCGGCAGACCTCGAGGACACGATCGCGATGCTCAACCTGGCGCTCAAGGAGCTTCGCGAGCTTGCGCACGGCATCCATCCGAGCCTGCTCAGCTCGGGCGGGCTCGCGCTCGCCGTCCCCGAGCTCGCGGGTCGCTGCCCCGTTCCGGTGGAGATCGACGTGCAGGCCGAGGGGCGGTTGCCCGAGGTGATCGAGTCGACCGCGTACTTCGTGGTGGCCGAGTCGCTTGCGAACGTCGCGAAGCACTCGCGTGCGACGCGGGGATGGGTGCGCGCGCAGGTGCGCGACGGCGAGCTCGAGCTCGTCGTGCGCGACAACGGGGTCGGCGGGGCCTCGCCCGATGGCAGCGGCATGGTGGGCATCGCCGACCGGGTCGACGCGGTGGGCGGCAGGATCGAGATCGAGAGCCCACCGGGGGCGGGCACGACCATCACGGTGCGGATGCCCCTCGGCACCGCGCTCGTCGACGCGTAA
- a CDS encoding response regulator transcription factor, with translation MEGAPKPLRVAIADDALLLREGIAKVLADGGIEVVASVSTGAELLEVANRGGLDAAVLDIRMPPSYRDEGIVALEQMRAGGSKIGVLLLSMYATPEYALRVMGAGSGTGYLLKERVSEPQTLVRAVETVASGGSVVDPEVVEQLVKRTRADDPLSRLTERERSVLELMAQGYSNGGIAQSLFLGLKTVETHVRSILQKLDLEESPEHHRRVLAVLTLLGAR, from the coding sequence ATGGAAGGGGCCCCGAAACCACTGCGCGTGGCGATCGCCGACGACGCCCTGCTTCTTCGAGAGGGCATCGCGAAGGTGCTCGCCGACGGCGGCATCGAGGTCGTGGCGTCCGTCAGCACGGGTGCCGAGCTGCTCGAGGTCGCGAATCGCGGCGGACTCGATGCCGCGGTGCTCGACATCAGGATGCCGCCGAGCTACCGCGACGAGGGCATCGTCGCGCTCGAGCAGATGCGAGCCGGCGGTTCCAAGATCGGCGTGCTCCTGCTCTCGATGTACGCCACTCCCGAGTACGCCCTGCGGGTGATGGGAGCCGGCAGCGGCACCGGATACCTCCTGAAGGAACGGGTCTCGGAGCCGCAGACCCTCGTGCGCGCCGTCGAGACCGTCGCGTCGGGCGGATCGGTCGTCGATCCCGAGGTCGTCGAGCAGCTCGTGAAGCGCACGCGCGCCGACGATCCGCTCTCCCGGCTCACCGAGCGTGAGCGCTCCGTGCTCGAACTCATGGCCCAGGGCTACTCGAACGGCGGCATCGCCCAGAGCCTGTTCCTCGGCCTGAAGACGGTGGAGACGCACGTGCGCAGCATCCTCCAGAAGCTCGACCTCGAGGAGTCGCCCGAGCACCACCGCCGCGTGCTCGCTGTGCTCACGCTCCTCGGCGCGAGGTGA
- a CDS encoding DUF3376 domain-containing protein: MPRTDTAGSVPADDVRATPAPPRPIRLITVSADQRLDDVVRAHDATPASGRTLRVALAMRGGVSLAVWIGGAVAELDLLRRIRLYDHGDETLAFVLMTAKSPLTPPVLERIKVYARLMDAARYDRVEFDLLAGASAGGLNAVVYSVAQRAGTGLDSLLDTWSEVGGFWGLLHPPGSRGIRALMQGEAYFRARTHEKLSTLYETTDRHPDLVSEYTSVDLSATLIDASDEFEEDVNEGRGHFRFVGSDDHALDNLIPRRHSFDYPGKAHDDDVHLGHLALAARSTSSLPGGFEPAEIDSTVGRAGVEPRDMRFAFGVHRTAPLTPYRIVDGAVFDNVPIERALRAAKLRRSDRLADRAMIFLDPEPDAPLGGTAPWDPNANRFFRAIGAMLSRQFRRESVAREAAELQRFNAARLIESGRRESAASLIATAPWDAEARVARRRAYLRSLGTTLADHLAEAVSLPSAWQLQSSLSERRRYLPIDRVSLAGLPAHAVARFERASAENSQAASRSVLALADAANCVLSWARALEAVPESPDSRRHIALTEVREPAYAALADATRSRDALTALVLDRTQSLAERRAVPRGEDFDDWLDAWFAASDAIDTDAHWRALDAAISRLASATKKLDRTIRYYDHATRRTWTESPWSALGRVPTLYAVDLPPVMNAGGIPAALSSIRYWSIGVDEEPDRPASFATLVADRKYAVLQKLMRASTLKPDDVAERLNEAADHVVLDRQAKLAGYGFGNFLGFLAREWRVNDWWWGRLDASAGIVRFLTATVTGAPDPARDVRVVQDAVLEESDDPRHVEAHVSALEAEATKPDTSSSSPPSAPSAHPAAGRWATPAAVADHRAAVEAARARRRVRLRAGTDTVWNLDPGYRFAIASRAVRLIDRVAVSPVSRVIAIGAGAVLAALRPILVALPTLIDPPRLALIAGFVAAAAWLTSWKAVPQEIAWVPFGIAMAICGVLLALLVAGVVQARLRWSAVRRASDGELADLVGHAALRAWRPTLLYGVVAILSLFPLAFSIYQSNTLMTVLCLGVSGALVATTSRAATSVRRTDVPGRRLRVWLMLGTFAVLGGLLPLTQFLIGQTSGLLDPGPEWFLPILVASGSAVAIVLTYDWLPITGTRLSVSRGVNWLTITIASALGGWAASFLVNELDARLEPLLQHTLEAAAFVVAWANIVWWLPEARAAEAEIDERDRVVRAPLD, from the coding sequence ATGCCGCGAACCGATACCGCCGGGTCAGTGCCGGCCGACGACGTACGGGCGACGCCCGCTCCGCCGCGGCCGATCCGCCTCATCACCGTCTCCGCCGACCAGCGGCTCGACGACGTCGTACGCGCCCACGACGCGACCCCGGCTTCGGGCCGTACGCTCCGCGTGGCCCTCGCGATGCGCGGCGGCGTGAGCCTTGCCGTCTGGATCGGCGGTGCCGTCGCCGAACTCGACCTGCTGCGCCGCATCCGCCTCTACGATCACGGCGACGAGACGCTCGCGTTCGTGCTCATGACGGCGAAGTCGCCCCTCACGCCGCCGGTGCTCGAACGCATCAAGGTCTACGCGCGCCTCATGGACGCGGCGCGCTACGACCGGGTCGAGTTCGACCTCCTCGCAGGCGCGAGCGCCGGTGGCCTGAACGCCGTCGTCTATTCAGTCGCCCAGCGAGCCGGCACCGGGCTCGACTCGCTCCTCGACACCTGGAGCGAGGTCGGCGGCTTCTGGGGCCTGCTGCACCCGCCCGGCTCCCGGGGCATCCGTGCGCTCATGCAGGGCGAGGCCTATTTCCGTGCACGCACGCACGAGAAGCTGAGCACCCTGTACGAGACCACCGACCGCCATCCCGACCTCGTCTCCGAGTACACGAGCGTCGACCTGTCGGCCACCCTCATCGACGCGAGCGACGAGTTCGAGGAGGACGTGAACGAGGGTCGCGGCCACTTCCGCTTCGTCGGCTCCGACGATCACGCACTCGACAACCTCATCCCTCGCCGGCACAGCTTCGACTACCCCGGCAAGGCGCACGACGACGACGTCCACCTCGGCCATCTCGCCCTCGCCGCCCGCTCGACGTCGTCGCTGCCCGGCGGATTCGAGCCGGCCGAGATCGACTCGACCGTCGGACGCGCGGGCGTCGAGCCCCGTGACATGCGCTTCGCGTTCGGCGTGCACCGCACCGCACCGCTCACCCCGTATCGCATCGTCGACGGAGCGGTCTTCGACAATGTGCCGATCGAGCGCGCGCTGCGTGCGGCGAAGCTCCGCCGATCCGATCGCCTCGCCGATCGCGCGATGATCTTCCTCGACCCCGAGCCCGATGCGCCGCTCGGCGGCACGGCGCCGTGGGACCCGAACGCGAACCGGTTCTTCCGGGCCATCGGCGCGATGCTCTCGCGGCAGTTCCGGCGCGAGTCCGTCGCACGCGAAGCGGCCGAGCTGCAGCGATTCAACGCCGCACGACTCATCGAGTCGGGCCGGCGCGAGAGCGCCGCCTCCCTCATCGCGACGGCGCCATGGGACGCCGAGGCCCGCGTCGCCCGCAGGCGGGCCTACCTCCGCTCCCTCGGCACGACGCTCGCCGATCATCTCGCCGAGGCCGTCTCACTGCCCTCCGCCTGGCAGCTCCAATCGTCGCTCTCCGAGCGCCGGCGCTACCTGCCGATCGACCGGGTCTCGCTCGCGGGGCTGCCCGCGCACGCGGTCGCCCGGTTCGAACGCGCGTCGGCAGAGAATTCGCAGGCCGCCTCGCGATCCGTGCTGGCGCTCGCGGATGCCGCGAACTGCGTGCTCTCGTGGGCGCGAGCGCTCGAGGCGGTGCCCGAGTCGCCAGACTCCCGGCGGCACATCGCCCTCACCGAGGTGCGCGAGCCCGCCTACGCGGCACTCGCCGACGCCACCCGTTCCCGCGACGCCCTCACCGCGCTCGTGCTGGATCGCACGCAATCGCTCGCCGAGCGCCGGGCCGTTCCGCGGGGCGAGGACTTCGACGACTGGCTCGACGCGTGGTTCGCGGCATCCGATGCGATCGACACGGATGCGCACTGGCGAGCGCTCGATGCCGCGATCTCACGGCTCGCGAGCGCGACGAAGAAGCTCGACCGCACCATCCGCTACTACGACCACGCCACTCGCCGCACGTGGACGGAGTCCCCGTGGAGCGCCCTCGGTCGCGTGCCCACCCTCTACGCCGTCGACCTGCCCCCCGTCATGAACGCGGGCGGCATCCCCGCCGCGCTCTCGAGCATCCGGTACTGGAGCATCGGGGTCGACGAGGAGCCCGACCGACCGGCGAGCTTCGCGACCCTCGTCGCCGACCGGAAGTACGCCGTGCTGCAGAAGCTGATGCGCGCCTCGACGCTCAAACCCGACGACGTCGCCGAGCGACTGAACGAGGCGGCCGACCACGTGGTGCTCGACCGCCAGGCGAAGCTCGCCGGCTACGGCTTCGGGAACTTCCTCGGCTTCCTCGCCCGAGAGTGGCGAGTGAACGACTGGTGGTGGGGGCGGCTCGACGCGTCGGCGGGCATCGTGCGCTTCCTCACCGCGACGGTGACGGGAGCGCCCGATCCGGCACGTGACGTGCGCGTCGTGCAGGATGCGGTGCTCGAGGAGTCCGATGACCCACGCCACGTCGAGGCGCACGTGTCTGCGCTCGAGGCGGAGGCGACCAAGCCCGACACGTCCTCCTCGTCGCCCCCGTCGGCCCCGTCGGCGCACCCGGCGGCCGGCCGCTGGGCCACACCCGCCGCCGTCGCCGATCATCGCGCCGCCGTCGAAGCCGCTCGTGCCCGCCGTAGGGTGCGCCTGCGCGCGGGCACCGACACCGTCTGGAACCTCGACCCCGGCTACCGATTCGCGATCGCCTCACGCGCCGTGCGTCTCATCGACCGCGTGGCCGTCTCCCCCGTGAGTCGCGTGATCGCCATCGGTGCGGGTGCCGTGCTCGCCGCGCTGCGCCCCATCCTCGTCGCGCTGCCGACCCTCATCGACCCGCCGCGGCTCGCGCTCATCGCGGGCTTCGTGGCCGCGGCCGCGTGGCTCACGAGCTGGAAGGCCGTTCCGCAGGAGATCGCGTGGGTGCCCTTCGGCATCGCGATGGCGATCTGCGGCGTGCTGCTCGCCCTGCTCGTGGCCGGCGTCGTGCAAGCGAGGCTCCGGTGGAGCGCCGTCAGGCGCGCGAGCGACGGCGAGCTCGCCGATCTCGTCGGGCATGCCGCGCTGCGGGCGTGGCGGCCGACCCTGCTCTACGGCGTCGTCGCGATCCTGAGCCTGTTCCCGCTCGCGTTCTCGATCTACCAGTCGAACACGCTCATGACCGTCCTCTGCCTCGGCGTGAGCGGCGCGCTCGTCGCCACGACGAGCCGCGCCGCGACGTCGGTGCGGCGCACCGATGTGCCGGGCCGACGGCTGCGGGTCTGGCTGATGCTGGGCACGTTCGCCGTGCTCGGCGGTCTCCTGCCGCTCACGCAGTTCCTCATCGGGCAGACCTCAGGGCTGCTCGACCCAGGGCCAGAGTGGTTCCTGCCGATCCTCGTCGCGAGCGGCAGCGCCGTCGCGATCGTGCTCACGTACGACTGGCTGCCGATCACCGGCACCCGCCTCTCGGTCTCGCGCGGCGTCAACTGGCTCACGATCACGATCGCCTCGGCCCTCGGCGGCTGGGCGGCATCGTTCCTCGTCAACGAGCTCGACGCGCGGCTCGAGCCGTTGCTCCAGCACACGCTGGAGGCGGCCGCGTTCGTCGTCGCCTGGGCGAACATCGTCTGGTGGCTGCCCGAGGCCCGCGCCGCCGAGGCGGAGATCGACGAACGCGATCGCGTGGTGCGCGCGCCGCTCGACTGA
- a CDS encoding ABC transporter ATP-binding protein, giving the protein MSVIGVEGEERNDFTKAESKQVRARSLRLLGSLLRPLRLRLWLTMIVVFVSTAAQVAGPALIGFGIDRGLPALLDGDWLPVGFAGVAYLLTAASGALLIAWYIRLSTRISQAVLLDLRTRVFLHTQKLSLEFHESYTSGRIISRQTSDLDAIRELLDEGINQLVRGVLYMSFTAIALVLLDWTSALVLLGALIPLTVLTRWFQVRSQKLFRQSRVASAKLIVHFVESMTGIRAVQAFRKERRNEKAYGELVEDYRDVNARVIQLFGIYDPGLLLIGNACVAAVLVVGGFRVVEGELAIGLLLSALLYTKRFFDPIEDMAMFYNGYQSAASALEKISGVLEEEPSVPEPRHPVDLWNADGHVRFEAVEFAYTKDRVILPRFDLDVPAGQTIALVGSTGAGKSTLAKLLARFYDPSDGVVELDGIDLRSLHPKDLRRAIVMVTQEAYLFSGSVADNIALGKPDATSDEIVRAAKAVGAHEFIESLPNGYDTDVNKRGGRVSAGQRQLISFARAFLANPAVLILDEATSSLDIPSERLVQEGLTTLLADRTAVIIAHRLSTVAIADRVLVMEHGRIVEDGTPSDLIGGSGRFAALHAAWRDSLV; this is encoded by the coding sequence ATGAGCGTCATCGGCGTCGAAGGTGAGGAGCGCAACGACTTCACCAAAGCCGAGTCGAAGCAGGTGCGTGCACGATCGCTGCGCCTGCTCGGCTCCCTGTTGCGGCCGCTGCGATTGCGACTGTGGCTCACGATGATCGTCGTGTTCGTCTCGACGGCCGCGCAGGTCGCCGGGCCTGCGCTCATCGGATTCGGCATCGACCGCGGCCTGCCGGCCCTGCTCGACGGCGACTGGCTGCCGGTGGGCTTCGCCGGGGTCGCCTACCTGCTCACGGCCGCCTCGGGAGCGCTGCTCATCGCGTGGTACATCCGGCTCTCGACTCGAATCAGCCAAGCGGTGCTCCTCGACCTGCGCACGCGGGTGTTCCTGCACACGCAGAAGCTCTCGCTCGAGTTCCACGAGTCGTACACCTCGGGGCGCATCATCTCGCGACAGACGAGCGACCTCGATGCGATCCGCGAGCTGCTCGACGAGGGCATCAACCAGCTCGTGCGCGGCGTCCTCTACATGTCGTTCACGGCGATCGCCCTCGTGCTGCTCGACTGGACGTCGGCGCTCGTGCTGCTCGGCGCGCTCATCCCGCTCACGGTGCTCACGCGCTGGTTCCAGGTGCGCTCGCAGAAGCTGTTCCGCCAGTCCCGGGTCGCCTCGGCGAAGCTCATCGTGCACTTCGTGGAGTCGATGACGGGCATCCGGGCGGTGCAGGCGTTCCGCAAGGAGCGGCGCAACGAGAAGGCGTACGGCGAGCTCGTAGAGGACTATCGCGACGTCAATGCCCGCGTGATCCAGCTCTTCGGCATCTACGACCCGGGCCTGCTGCTCATCGGCAACGCATGCGTCGCGGCGGTGCTCGTCGTCGGCGGATTCCGCGTGGTCGAGGGTGAGCTCGCGATCGGCCTGCTCCTCTCAGCGCTCCTCTACACGAAGCGGTTCTTCGACCCGATCGAGGACATGGCGATGTTCTACAACGGGTACCAGTCGGCCGCCTCGGCGCTCGAGAAGATCTCGGGCGTGCTGGAAGAGGAGCCGAGCGTGCCCGAGCCGCGGCATCCGGTCGACCTGTGGAACGCCGACGGGCACGTGCGCTTCGAGGCCGTCGAGTTCGCGTACACGAAGGATCGCGTCATCCTGCCGCGCTTCGATCTCGACGTGCCGGCCGGGCAGACGATCGCGCTCGTCGGGTCGACCGGCGCGGGCAAGTCGACGCTCGCGAAGCTCCTCGCGCGGTTCTACGACCCGAGCGACGGGGTCGTCGAGCTCGACGGCATCGACCTGAGGTCGCTGCATCCGAAGGACCTGCGGCGCGCGATCGTGATGGTCACGCAGGAGGCCTACCTGTTCTCGGGGTCGGTGGCCGACAACATCGCGCTCGGCAAGCCCGATGCCACGTCCGACGAGATCGTGCGCGCCGCGAAGGCCGTCGGAGCGCACGAGTTCATCGAGAGCCTGCCGAACGGCTACGACACCGACGTGAACAAGCGCGGCGGGCGCGTGAGCGCGGGTCAGCGCCAGCTCATCTCGTTCGCGCGCGCGTTCCTCGCGAACCCCGCGGTGCTCATCCTCGACGAGGCGACGTCGTCGCTCGACATCCCGAGTGAACGGCTCGTGCAGGAGGGGCTCACGACACTCCTCGCCGACCGCACGGCGGTGATCATCGCGCACCGCCTCTCGACGGTCGCGATCGCCGACCGGGTGCTCGTCATGGAGCACGGCCGCATCGTCGAAGACGGCACTCCCTCCGACCTCATCGGGGGATCGGGCCGCTTCGCCGCGCTGCACGCGGCCTGGCGCGACTCGCTCGTGTGA